The sequence TTTTTGTAACCTGGGGAACTCCTTCCACATATGTGTTGGAAGTAGGGAGGAGTGACTATTTATACTAAGAGCTCTAATCTTTGCCTGCAAACAGGAATTATCCAGgggaacaatttaaaaataaaactaggcaTGGTATTGATACAGGAGGTAgagagaaattatttaggcagatagggaGGGTAACAGGAGCCCCCAACAAGGCTTCCCTTTTAAcaaaagcagcctgaaaaatgGAACTGtagacatagataagcaagctggaagctctCATGAATAAATGCCAGCGGCTGTGCTaatagaaaagggctacctggAGACCAGGTATGTTCAACATGgaggcttccttttcttttttctttgttactaCGTGTACAGTAAAAAAGCAGGCAACATGGTGGCGGCCAGGTAGAGAAGACTTCTGCATAGTAAGATTTGGATGGGGTAGCCAGCTTCTTTGTGTGCTATGCAAATGGCACATCTGGTCTGACCAATCTTTGGTGCCCTATGTTAATCAGACACCACCCcctcaagctcatctataaaaccttCTGCATTTCACTGTGGAAGTGGCAAACCATTTTCTCCAGGACCGCTCTCGGCACAgagagctcttctctttctttggctTATTAAACTTCCATTCTTAACCTCATTCTGGTGTGTCTGTATCCTAGTTTTCCATGGCCATGGGACAGTGCACCTTAGGTGTTACCCCAGATGATGACACCGCTTTGGTATCAACACTGTTAAATAATTCTATCAGAATCTTTTCAGGTAGGCTTGCTCCACtaatgtgtgtgcatgcgcatgtGTTTTTATTCCCTAGATTAATGAAGGTGCAGCTCATATTAGGAGCAACAAATTCAGCTGAGGCCAATTTAGCAATAAATACTGATGTCGAAATATTTTGGCACTTGTGCTTCAGCATGTAAACCCTAGAGAACCCCTTCACATAATGGACACAGACACTGGTAGGGATGTTCACTGCACAACTGTTTGTAGTAGTGCAAACTGGTATCTTTGTAAAACTAGATCTATATGTACTGACCTTGTTTCCACACCTTTATATGGAATTGAAAGTATTGTATCATGGAACAGAAGTCAAAAGGATAAGATAAACAAGTAATATTtttcaaggctgggcatggtggctcacacctgtcatcccagcactttgggaggctgaggcgggcggatcacgaggtcaggagtttgagaccagcctgaccaacatggtgaaaccccgtctctactaaaaatacaaaaattagccaggcgtggtggcacatgcctataatcccagcaactcaggaggctgaggcaggagaatcgcttgaatccgggacgcagaggttgcagtgagccgagattgcaccattgcactccagcctgggtgacagagcgagactctgtctcaaaaaaaaaaaaaaaaaaagaatatttttcaaagatatttttattgtaccAAAGTAAACCCCACATACATCTTGTGGAGGCTAAAATCACTCTATCTTGGATGCTTACCCATGTGAAAGCAAAGCAAatgtggcctgagaaggactcagtacttctatatttgagtacttgtggatgaactgtaacctagcttaatagacaaaactgaaaacctaacttaatagTATATATGTGTAACAGTAGCTAAGTCTTGGACAATTCCAGTGGCCATACTTCAACCATTCacacactgctgagtgttcaaactgtgttcaaataaggcatacaccaagctgtaaccaatccagccatctgtacctcacttccaatttCTGTATGTCAGAAATTGCcaagttgtatttatttatttatttgaaatggagtctcactctgtcaccaggctggagtgcagtggcgtgatcttagctcactgcaaactccgcctcccaggttcaagcgattctcctgcctcagcctccagagtagttggcactacaggcatgcgccaccacgcccagccaatttttgtatttttagtagaggcagggtttcaccatgttggccaggctggtctcaatctcctgacctcgtgatccacccgccttggcctcccaaagtgctgggattataggcgtgagccactgtgcccggccaagttgTACCTTTTACTGAAGAACTCTGCATTACAGGAGTTGACCTAAAGGCTTGAGGTTTCTACATACTGCTGGGGCAATTGGCCAAGTGGAAGACATGGTTCTCAGCTGAGTGTGCCTACTGCTGCCACAAGTCTGTCTCAGTGTGTCCCTTTGAGAGGGTCCCATTCTGCAAGCAGAGCCTGGCAGATCTCGTCCCACCTTTGCAAAATGTTCGATATGTCAAACTGACCCAGATTTAGAGGTTGTTGCTCCCTGTGCTCAGGTTCAGACTGAGAATGGCTCTTGACCTGTGGTACTCCCGAGCCAGTGTGTTCTTTGTGATTTTGGTGTTCTTCTTGGTATTGGAGCCAGAAGGGAGTTGGAGTATCTAAGTCCTTTATCAGAATTGGCAGTGTCAGGAGGTGATTCGGAATTATCAGAGGCTGATCAGAGTTCTttccttcctgcacagcctgtgtGGGCTGCATGATCATGACATTTGGTCCTTGGCTCACATGGAACCCAAAGGGATCCCAAGGAGCCTGGGTTGAAGGAAGAACAGGTAGAAGAGTTTGGTGCCCGCTGGAAGaatttgaggaagaaaaataatgaaagctgTCTGTGAGGAGGAATAGGTTGATTGGATGCCACCCAACCGGTGTATCCGGTCTCTCGTTTGGGTCGTCTACCAATAAATTCATGGGTTCCATTCTGCTCTTCTTGAGGTACAGAGATCTTTGTTTCTGAAACCACATCTAAGTGAGAAAAAGGGCGACATGACATCATAAGACATAAGCAATTGTACCACTGCATCACATACTCTGTAAAACAAAGGAGCTATTAACCTAAGGACAAATCACAGGGTGATTTTATAGAGAGAGTTGGCTCTTTGAATCCATGAGTTCTGTCTGTATACCCTGATTCAAACAaccatggattgaaaatatttagaagaaagcccaaataaaaaaaaatggaacaataaaaataatacaaagaaaaatacagtttaacaactattcacatagcatttacattgtattagatagtACAAGTAATTTAGAGAGGTTTTAAAATACACGAGATGTGCACAGGTTATATTCAAATGctacatcattttatatcaggAACTTGAGCATCCTTGGAGTTTGGTATTCGGGagaaggtcctggaaccaatccctcatggatactgagggatgactgtatgtgaaatcatatatatatatatatatatatgtatgattatatatatgattatatatatgattatatatatgattatatatatgattatatatatgtttgttattacttgtttttattacttttattgtttatgtgaatttgagaaaaagaaatcttataCATTTTGTACGTGAAATTAACTCCCAGTCCATGtgttcatatgtgtatatatgtgtgtgtaatgtgtatgtttgtatatatacataaacacacaaatacatacattgAGGTTATAACACAGTCAGCAATTAAGTATAGGTGAGTTGAATTTCTGACTGGAAAGGCATGTGTTCTCGAATTCTCCCTCTAATTGCAACAATGGATCAGCAAAAAAGATCTCTTGACCAGGTTGACATTTTTTTCCACTTCACGGATGTGTGCATAAGAATTCAGtttgaccgggcacggtggctcacgtttgtaatcccagcactttgggaggccgaggcgggcggatcacgaggtcaggagatcgagaccacggtgaaaccccgtctctactaaaaaaaatacaaaaaattagccgggcgtggtggcgggcgcctgtagtcccagctactcggagaggctgaggcaggagaatggcgtgaacccgggaggcggagcttgcagtgagccgagattgcgccactgcactccagcctgggcgacagagcaagactccgtctccaaaaaaaaaacccacaaaaaaagaattcatagTTTGTGTACATGTGTATTCATCTGATTAATGACCAACAAATACATGTATTTGAGATTTTGTGTGTCATAAGCCCATGACTGTGCCTCCTCAGTCATGAGCACTTAACATATGCTAAATCACTATCCCTATAACTTAGGTAAAAGAAAGTACTCCGTGGGGGCCAATTTTGTCCCTCAACGGGAGAACATTTGACTATGTCTGTGATTTATTTGGTTGTCACAAATAGGGGGCGAGAACCTGGGCAGGTGCTTTACTGGTATCCAGATGGTAGAGGCCAGGAACGCTGACCAATGTCCTACCATGCACAGGGTGGCCCCTCACAAGAAAGAATTATCTGAGCCAAAATGACAACACTCCCAAGGTTgcagaaaatctaacaatatTCTCAAAATGGGTAGTTTCTGCTAGTGATTCCAAATCCGTGCACAGCAATTTGATTTGAAAATTCTTCCTTTACAAAAATGGGACTTTCAATGCCAGGCGTTTACCATCCCCCGTTATCGCCCTTGATGACTTTGATAACCCAAGTCAGCTGGAAGTTTTTCAGTAACACCTCCAGGGGGCAGTATCACATGCAGGACATAGTTGGGGTCATAGACATAGAATTACTTGAATTCTTGATTCCTGCAGGCCTGTTTGTTCAGCCAGTTTCTTCCTGGTAGCAGTATCAGGGAATGGGTTCCTCTCAAAGGCTTGCactagtttgtttttttgagtccaTGTGATGAATGTCTGTTTTTGTCGGGCTTCTTTTGGTAAGAATTCTAAAGGAGAACATAGAAGCTGTTAGGGGAATTTTCACACTCAAACTGGAAAAACAAACCCATGAAGATAATGCTGGCCATATTTGCTCTCTCTGAATCCCCGAGGTGGCAGAAGAGGAGGTCATTGCTCTGCAGCAGGACCAAAAAGCCCAGAgctaggctgggcccagtggcttatgcctgtagtcccagcacttcgggaggccaaggtgagtggatcacttgaggtcaggagttcgaggccagcctggccaactggtgaaaccccgtttctactaaaaatacaaaaaattagccgggcgtggtggtgcacctctgtagttccagctacttgggaggctgaggcaggagaatcacttgaatccgggaggcagagattgcagtgagctgagatcataccactgcacttcaggcaacagagtgagactccatctcaaaacaaaaaacaaaaataaaaaataaaaaaataaaaagccccgAGCTTGCTTGTTAAGAACCTGCCTGTCTCATTCAACTGTGGGAGGCCGCTCTGCCTGtgcagtagccattcttttgtttatttacttctctaataaacttgctttcacctAAAAAAATTGTAGGATAATGTTTCTATCTCTGGTCACCAGGATGCCAGAACCAGCTATCCCTGGCTTCTGAGCTAAGAGATGTTGATGGAGAATTTGGGCACAACGTACTCTCAATGGGACCCATTGAGCATTCTTACCTTGAGTCAGATGCTGGGACTGGTCATGCCCCTGGGTTTGATCTTTTTCTGAGAGGCATTTATAATCCAATTTTCTCTGTTTTACTCTGTAGTTTCTAAACCAAACCTAAGTAGGAGAAGAAGATATGATAGTCATGCAACTCAGTCTATGTCATTCCAAATATCAATTCAATTGAACAAAACTGATTTGACTACCTGTGGCTGGAAtaatacccacaagagaaaggcAATGCATTATCCTAGGAATGATGCTACTATTGGCATACGATTCAGGACCACACATGCATCTCCCTTCAAATCAAAGGAGCCTTTCTTTCATGGTCATTTTTTGTGGCATCCAAAGTAAATTTGTTTGATTTAGGAGACCCTATGTGGTCTCTCAAAGgatcgctctctctctctctctccctcctagcAGGACTTCAGTTTCTAAATATCTTTTCTTGATCCTCAACACTTCTTCATAGGAAATATCATTTCATAACATGCAATACATATGGAATTAATTGtagaaaaatttctttaaataggAGAGCAGAATTATCCACAGTAAAGAGCTGGGCTAACACACTTCCATATTTCCTCTTAGTCATTTTTATCCCGGGGTTAACAATAGATGAGGAGACTCCTAGGGAGCCACACACCTCATTTTGTCACTGTTGTCACTAACAAAACCAATTGAACTCTTTGCTTGTTTCCTCATTACTAGACTCAGAATTGCAATATATTTTCTAATGACTTCTAAGtgttattattttgataattagATCATTCTTAAGAACATTTAGCATCTGAATGACAACCAATATCCAATAAACCACTCTTATATCACAGGCATTGTGCTAAAGCTGGCGTcctcaacccctgggccacagacagtccgtggcctgttaggaactgggctgcacagaaGGAGGTGAGCGGAGGGCCACCGAGCATTACCTGTCTGAGctttgcctcctgtcagatcagctgctGTGTTAGATtgtcataggagcacaaaccttACTGTGAACTGTGCAGTTGAGGGATCCAGCTTATGAGCTCCTTATGAGAATGTAACTAATAGCTAATGCCTGATGACCGgtggtggaacagtttcatcccgaaaccattaCCCACTCCCCCTTGTCTGTGGAAATAtcatcttccacaaaactggtatCTGGTACCAAAAAAGTTGGTGACCGCTATGCTAAAAGGTTATATCGCTTCTCTAAATTAATGAATCAGAATAGTTTTAGTTAAGAAATCTTAAGTACAGACGGAAACTGGAAACAAGTGAATAAAGTATAAACACTATGGCAGAGGTAACCTCCATCTACATCATTTCCTGAACTTGCCATTTTCACCATGATTCCAAGTGGGACAAGTACCTCTTTCAAAGCCAATTACCAGTATTCCCATAGAATGTACTTTTGTTACTGGGACTTGAGTAATCCTTGCCTCCCACATCCAGTATAGATACATGAAGAGACAAGTAAAATTTCTTCTCTCCTATATCCTCTCAGACTGAGATCCTTATAGCCAATGGCTTGTTGGAGACTATACATTTGATGCAAAACCCAAAACTCATTATTTTCCTCTAAAAACACATTTTCGCTTGGTCTTCATTGGTTTAATTACTATTTTCACTGATAGAATTATATTCTTTACAggtatctctttcttttttctttatttgagacaaagtcttgctatgttgtccaggttggagtgcagtggctattcacaggcacgatcccactactgatcagcatgAGAGTTTTGATCTGCTTTGTTTCTGACCTGAGCTGGCTCACTCCTCCTTTGGCACCCTGGCGGTCCGCAGCTCTTGGGAtgtcaccatattgatgccaaaCTTACTGCAGGCACTCAATCCGCGTAACACAAGCACAGTATAGCAcagaatgcctgggctcaaacgattctcctgcctcaacctcctaagtagctgggagtacaggtgcacaccaccatgctaaGGAATCAcagatatcttcttttttttggtagacatggtcttgctttgtctgccagtctgaagtgcagtggtgcaatcatgggttactgcagactcgacctcctgggctcaaatgatccttccacctaagcccgcgagtagctgggactgcaggtgtggaCCAACACACCCagcatattaaaatacattttttggagagatggggttttactatgttgtccaggctggtcttgaactcctggcctcaagtgatcttccactctcagcctcttaaagtgttgggattacaggtgtgggtcacCCTACCCAGTCCAGGTATCTTTCTGATAACTGAAGAGATTTAACTTAGTTTCATTTCATATCAgttattctatttaaaataattcagtatgGAATTTTATTTCAAACACTATGTGTATGAATCACATTTGAGACATTAAATTAAGAAATAGCCTGAGACTTGGGAATGCACATGCATTCTTACCCCAGTTTCCTCATAATTACATATTAATAATCTATCTGAATATTCTAATACTAAAATATAGGACATAATTATCATGGTGATTTCATTTCCTATATTCTCTAAATCTCAAAATATGACTTAATTAGCTATTGGGAGAGACTGAGCCAGTATATTCTCCTTCCCCATTAGTGAATACAAATGATATTTCCACCTTTGGTAAAATACATAAACTGCAaccttgtttttatttgctttcttttctttttttttgagacagagtctcgctttgtcttctaggctggagtacagtggtgtgatctctgctcactgcaagctcccctcccgcgttcacgccattctcttgcctcagcctcccgagtagctgggactacaggcacctgccaccacacccggcaaattttttttgtatttttagtagagacggggtttcaccatgttagccaggatggtttccatctcctgccctcgtgatccacctgcctcagcctcccaaagtgctgggattacaggcgtgagccaccgtgcccggccattttatttgttttctaattttgtataACAGGAAAATGTTTCTTAGCAAAATACCTGATATAAGAGAATTGGCAAAAGCGCTGGGCCTAGTCTTTCTCTTTAGCATGGTTCTGACAGATAATGAAGTAGAAATCTAATGCCTACCTGAATATTAGATTCTAGAACCCCAATTTCTTTGGCCAGTTGTTCTCTGGCAGCTTTATCAGGGAAAGGATCATGTTGAAACCATGATAGGAGGATATCCTTTTGACTCTGGTTATACTGAATTCTGTTTCTCCAGAATTCTTTTTGAAGTATGCCTGATGAACAGAAAAGGGGGAGAATAGCGTGAATAATATATTTATGGGTTTAAATCTGtggtttaattaatttattttgagacagagtctcactctgtcgcccagattggagtgcagtggtgcagtctcaggtcaatgcaacctccgctcctgggttcaagcgattcttaagcctcagccttcggagcagctgggactacaggtatgcaccactgtgcctggctatttttttttctttgtagagatgaggtttcattatcttgcccaggctggcctcgaacttctgggttcaactgatcctcctgtcCTGGCCTACCCATtttgttagttattattattattattactattttttgagacggagtctccatctgtcacccaggctggagtgcagtggtagcatctcagctcactgcaagctccgcctcctgggttcacgccattctcccgcctcagcctcctgagtagctggggcgccaccacacccagctaattttttgtgttttttagtagagacagggtttcgccgtgttagccaggatggtctcgatctcctgatctcatgatctgcccctctcggcctcccaaagtgctgggattacaggcatgagccactgcgcccatcctgTTAATTATTACTCTGTATTTTTACTTTAGGCATATAGCTAAAGTCATGCTAAATTGGgtacataaacatttaaatatatattagaaaacaataatcAATGACCTAAGTTTCCAAAGAGAGAACTTAcagaaaatgtacaaaattaCCAAAAGAGGAAGCAGTAGGGAGgaggaaaattaataaaaatcaatgaaaaaagtgAAACTCATGGAACAATTGAACAGGTGAAATAAGATACACAAGAACTGGTACTTCTAATGAAAAAGAATGTTTCTCAATAAAATTCAGTAGGCTGCATTAGACAGTTCATACATTCTCCCCTCCACATAAACTGTCACGTTTAAAACTTTAGGTAGATGACCCTTGTATGGGACTCATGGCTGCCATCTTACGTTTCAAATTCAAGAGTCCAACTTCAAAGCACCCATGGCTGTTCTGACACAATTTATCAGCAAAAAACAGCTGCTGCTCTACCAGTCTGTACCTCTAATCATGTTTGTGCGATAAACTTTGACAAACTCTGAAAAATAAGCAAGGCATGTAGCAATcccaaagaacagagaaaaagctGATGGGAACTTACCACCTGAAGTACCGTCCAAATTCATCTTGGGCAGAAGACCTGGACTCCACGGAGATCAGCGAGTAACTGAGCAGCTCCTAAAGACACAGGCTTTATATAGGGCCAAGGTCACCTGCTCCCTTCTTAAATAGCTTTCAATTTAATCtcctcattaaatatttaacacCTGTAGAAAGAAACTTGAAGTAATTAGATTAAGTGGAAGTACAGATTCTACTTggtgattttgtctttttcataataCCTTTCTAATATGATTCTTGTTTAATTATTTCAGTTTGGCCATATTAGTTTCTACAttataagaatgttcttaccttactttacattttttgttttcctcgGCTCTTCTGAAACTCATGTCTTTTCATTGTTGCGATGGTGCTatctatgtgtcaacttggctgctCTACACTCcctattttttcaataaaacatgAATCTAGGCGTTGctatgaaggtattttgtagatgtgattggGTTATATAATCAGTTGGCTTTCAGTAAATGAGATTATCCTGGATAATCTGGGTGGGTTATTTTCTATCAGTTAAAGGTCAATCAGTTAAAGAGCAAAGCTGAGGTTGCCctggagggtgggggtggtggaAATCACATCTTGGGAGGGTAGGGGTGGTGGAATCacatctggctgggtgtggtgactcaagcctggaatcccagcactttgggaggctgaggcaggaggatcgcttgagcccaggagttaaaattcagcctgggaaacacaggaaGACCTTAtcttatttatgtaaaaatttaaaaaaattccgtAAGTGCTCAGCTGCTTCATCTGCTGTTTCAGGAGTTTCCACTTGCTTTTCTGAAGGGCCTGCCTGACAGAATTTAGTGCTGCTTACCCAGACCGTACAATTATAGAAGTGAATTTTGTATtgctatggcctgaatgtttATGTagcctcaaaattcatatgtcgaAATCTtcaccaaggtgatggtattaggaggtggggcttttggaTAGTGACTAAGTCATGAAGGTGGAGTCCTCATGAAGGGGATTAGTGTCTTTCTCAAAGAGAGCggacgggggagagagagagggagatccCTGTGATCCTTCTGCCACATGAGGTTAGAGTGAGAAAATGACTGTCTGCTAGGAAGaagtgggtcctcaccagacTCTTAACCTGATTgtacttcccagtctccagaactgtgagaaataaatttctgttgttgataagctagccagtctgtggtattttgttacagcagcctgaatggactaaggcatatatatgtctttatacatatatgtacaagtgtgtatgtgtatagatacctatatatttataatataaacacacacaggcacacacacatatgttatatatagttcACTATTAGATTTGACCTCAGAACACTACTGTTTCTCTGATGGAACCCTGAATGATACAGATGTTGGTGTGCCCAAAATCATATTTACTGTCCCGCACATCCGTGGGAAAAGACCAccaaataggctttgtgtgagcaacaaggctgtttatttcacctgggtgcaggtgggctgagtccaaaaagagagtcagcaaagggtggtgggattatcattagttcttatggattttgggataggcggtggattAGGAGCAGtgttttgtgggcagggggtggatctcacaaagtacattctcaagggtggggagaattacaaagaaccttctgaAGGGTGTGGAAGATTACAAAGTatattgatcagttagggtggggcagaaacaaatcacaatggtggaatgtcatcagttaaggctattttcacttcttttgtggatcttcagatgcttctggccatctggatgtatatgtgcaggtcacaggggatatgatgacttagcttgggctcagaggcctgacaggagCTGGGACACCTGAGCCACCTGGGAGAGGCCCAGGACCCTAACCAGACAGGCCCCCTGGCCCTCAGCAGCCCCCACTGCCCCAGAAAGTCATGCCCACAAGGAGCCTTGAGGTCACTGTGGTCTTTCCTGCAGACATTGGTTGTTTGAGAGGACAAATATCTGCCAAACAATCAAGAATAGACATAGTCGAAATATGAAACATTACAAACAGTACACTGCTACATATGCCCTAGGAATGAAAAATTTAAGAGGATGTTGGAGTGATTTTATAATACATTTGAAtatttagatgaaatggatatATTCTTAGAAAATTTCAACTTCCCAAAACTGATCTAAAGATAAATGGTTGTCTTCTAATTATTTAAAGTATGGAATCAGTAGTCAACAATGTTTCCATGAAAATAATGTCAGAGCCAGGCAGATTCACTTTAAATTTCAAGCATTTAATAAAGGAATTAATGAAGCCAATATCACTCATGAACATAGATACCAAAATCTTAAACTACTGGCACCTCTAatctagaaatacataaaaagggTATGTCATAAGCTAGTTGGATTTTTCTAAAatcacaatgttttaaaataatcatatgaacagattatggaagaaaaataataccatCATCACAACAGatgaaggaaaacatttaaaaacttaaaaattcagaAAGACTTTGGATTTTTGAGGGGAGAAGCTGAGAATAGAAATAAAAGGGAACCCCTGAAGCCCCTATTTGGTAATACAtgtttggagatatacctaatgtaaagcTTGGAGATGTGGCAATGATGTTGTTTCTACCCCGATTTATTATTTTACTGCAGTTCTCAGCCAAATagtaaggaagaaaatgaaagtagaagtattggaaataaataagaatactTTTATTGGCAGATGGTGCGATTGTGTGCATACAAAATCTAGTGAATCCACAGATGCTAGTATACTTTTATTCAAATTTCTGTTGATATATGCTATGTTTTGTCAACTGAAGAATAAGGTTCATAAATATGGAAAGGAGAGCTTTGTTTTTCATAAAGGATTATAGCCTGCAGGGTGGCCATTCTGACAGTCTGGGAAGCATAGCTCCCCAGCCAGAAACTAGGAATAGACACTTCA comes from Symphalangus syndactylus isolate Jambi chromosome 11, NHGRI_mSymSyn1-v2.1_pri, whole genome shotgun sequence and encodes:
- the DUXB gene encoding double homeobox protein B isoform X2; this encodes MNLDGTSGEFLPKEARQKQTFITWTQKNKLVQAFERNPFPDTATRKKLAEQTGLQESRIQMWFQKQRSLYLKKSRMEPMNLLVDDPNERPDTPVGWHPINLFLLTDSFHYFSSSNSSSGHQTLLPVLPSTQAPWDPFGFHVSQGPNVMIMQPTQAVQEGKNSDQPLIIPNHLLTLPILIKDLDTPTPFWLQYQEEHQNHKEHTGSGVPQVKSHSQSEPEHREQQPLNLGQFDISNILQRWDEICQALLAEWDPLKGTH
- the DUXB gene encoding double homeobox protein B isoform X1, which encodes MNLDGTSGGILQKEFWRNRIQYNQSQKDILLSWFQHDPFPDKAAREQLAKEIGVLESNIQVWFRNYRVKQRKLDYKCLSEKDQTQGHDQSQHLTQEFLPKEARQKQTFITWTQKNKLVQAFERNPFPDTATRKKLAEQTGLQESRIQMWFQKQRSLYLKKSRMEPMNLLVDDPNERPDTPVGWHPINLFLLTDSFHYFSSSNSSSGHQTLLPVLPSTQAPWDPFGFHVSQGPNVMIMQPTQAVQEGKNSDQPLIIPNHLLTLPILIKDLDTPTPFWLQYQEEHQNHKEHTGSGVPQVKSHSQSEPEHREQQPLNLGQFDISNILQRWDEICQALLAEWDPLKGTH